The following proteins are encoded in a genomic region of Streptomyces lunaelactis:
- the rpoB gene encoding DNA-directed RNA polymerase subunit beta has translation MAASRNASTANTNNGASTAPLRISFAKIKEPLEVPNLLALQTESFDWLLGNAAWKSRVEAALDSGQDVPTKSGLEEIFEEISPIEDFSGSMSLTFRDHRFEPPKNSIDECKERDFTYAAPLFVTAEFTNNETGEIKSQTVFMGDFPLMTNKGTFVINGTERVVVSQLVRSPGVYFDSNIDKTSDKDIFTAKIIPSRGAWLEMEIDKRDMVGVRIDRKRKQSVTVLLKALGWTTEQILEEFGEYESMRATLEKDHTQGQDDALLDIYRKLRPGEPPTREAAQTLLENLYFNPKRYDLAKVGRYKVNKKLGADEPLNAGVLTTDDVIATIKYLVKLHAGETETVGESGNQIVVETDDIDHFGNRRLRNVGELIQNQVRTGLARMERVVRERMTTQDVEAITPQTLINIRPVVASIKEFFGTSQLSQFMDQNNPLSGLTHKRRLSALGPGGLSRERAGFEVRDVHPSHYGRMCPIETPEGPNIGLIGSLASYGRVNAFGFVETPYRRVVDDQVTDDVDYLTADEEDRFVIAQANAALTDDMRFAENRVLVRRRGGEVDYVPGSDVDYMDVSPRQMVSVATAMIPFLEHDDANRALMGANMMRQAVPLITSEAPLVGTGMEYRCAVDAGDVIKAEKEGVVQEVSADYITVANDDGTYTTYRIAKFSRSNQGTSVNQKVVVDEGARVVEGQVLADGPATEQGEMALGKNLLVAFMPWEGHNYEDAIILSQRLVQDDVLSSIHIEEHEVDARDTKLGPEEITRDIPNVSEEVLADLDERGIIRIGAEVVAGDILVGKVTPKGETELTPEERLLRAIFGEKAREVRDTSLKVPHGEIGKVIGVRVFDREEGDELPPGVNQLVRVYVAQKRKITDGDKLAGRHGNKGVISKILPIEDMPFLEDGTPVDIILNPLGVPSRMNPGQVLEIHLGWLASQGWKVEGSEEWMERLKLIGADEVPPGTNVATPVFDGAREDEISGLFESTIPNRDGNRMVQPSGKANLFDGRSGEPFPDPVSVGYMYILKLHHLVDDKLHARSTGPYSMITQQPLGGKAQFGGQRFGEMEVWALEAYGAAYALQELLTIKSDDVTGRVKVYEAIVKGENIPEPGIPESFKVLIKEMQSLCLNVEVLSSDGMSIEMRDTDEDVFRAAEELGIDLSRREPSSVEEV, from the coding sequence TTGGCCGCCTCGCGCAACGCCTCGACCGCGAATACGAACAACGGCGCCAGCACCGCCCCGCTGCGCATCTCCTTTGCAAAGATCAAGGAGCCCCTCGAGGTTCCGAACCTCCTCGCGCTGCAGACCGAGAGCTTTGACTGGCTGCTCGGCAACGCCGCTTGGAAGTCTCGTGTCGAGGCGGCTCTGGACAGCGGACAGGACGTCCCCACCAAGTCCGGTCTGGAAGAGATCTTCGAGGAGATCTCGCCGATCGAGGACTTCTCCGGGTCGATGTCGCTGACCTTCCGCGACCACCGTTTCGAGCCTCCGAAGAACTCCATCGACGAGTGCAAGGAGCGCGACTTCACGTACGCTGCCCCGCTCTTCGTCACTGCCGAGTTCACCAACAACGAGACCGGCGAGATCAAGTCCCAGACGGTCTTCATGGGTGATTTCCCGCTCATGACCAACAAGGGCACCTTCGTCATCAACGGCACCGAGCGTGTCGTGGTGTCGCAGCTGGTCCGCTCGCCGGGTGTCTACTTCGACTCCAACATCGACAAGACGTCCGACAAGGACATTTTCACGGCCAAGATCATCCCGTCCCGGGGTGCCTGGCTCGAGATGGAGATCGACAAGCGCGACATGGTCGGTGTCCGCATCGACCGCAAGCGCAAGCAGTCCGTCACCGTCCTGCTCAAGGCTCTCGGGTGGACCACCGAGCAGATCCTCGAGGAGTTCGGCGAGTACGAGTCGATGCGCGCCACCCTGGAGAAGGACCACACCCAGGGCCAGGACGACGCGCTGCTCGACATCTACCGCAAGCTGCGTCCGGGCGAGCCCCCGACGCGCGAGGCCGCTCAGACGCTGCTCGAGAACCTCTACTTCAACCCGAAGCGCTACGACCTCGCCAAGGTCGGCCGCTACAAGGTGAACAAGAAGCTCGGCGCGGATGAGCCGCTGAACGCCGGCGTGCTCACCACCGACGACGTCATCGCGACCATCAAGTACCTGGTCAAGCTGCACGCCGGTGAGACCGAGACGGTCGGCGAGAGCGGCAACCAGATCGTCGTCGAGACCGACGACATCGACCACTTCGGCAACCGTCGTCTGCGTAACGTCGGCGAGCTCATCCAGAACCAGGTCCGTACGGGTCTGGCTCGGATGGAGCGCGTCGTGCGTGAGCGCATGACGACCCAGGACGTCGAAGCGATCACGCCGCAGACCCTGATCAACATCCGGCCGGTCGTCGCCTCCATCAAGGAGTTCTTCGGCACCAGCCAGCTGTCGCAGTTCATGGACCAGAACAACCCGCTGTCGGGTCTCACCCACAAGCGCCGCCTGTCGGCTCTTGGCCCGGGTGGTCTCTCCCGTGAGCGGGCCGGCTTCGAGGTCCGTGACGTGCACCCGTCCCACTACGGCCGCATGTGCCCGATCGAGACCCCTGAAGGCCCGAACATCGGTCTGATCGGCTCGCTCGCCTCGTACGGCCGGGTGAACGCGTTCGGCTTCGTCGAGACGCCGTACCGCCGGGTCGTCGACGACCAGGTCACCGACGACGTCGACTACCTGACCGCCGACGAGGAGGACCGGTTCGTCATCGCGCAGGCCAACGCCGCGCTGACCGACGACATGCGGTTCGCCGAGAACCGCGTGCTGGTCCGCCGTCGTGGCGGAGAGGTCGACTACGTCCCGGGCTCCGACGTGGACTACATGGACGTCTCGCCGCGCCAGATGGTGTCGGTCGCGACCGCCATGATCCCGTTCCTCGAGCACGACGACGCCAACCGTGCCCTCATGGGCGCGAACATGATGCGCCAGGCCGTGCCGCTGATCACGTCCGAGGCGCCGCTGGTCGGCACCGGCATGGAGTACCGCTGCGCGGTCGACGCCGGTGACGTCATCAAGGCGGAGAAGGAAGGTGTTGTCCAGGAGGTATCCGCGGACTACATCACCGTCGCCAATGACGACGGCACGTACACCACGTACCGCATCGCCAAGTTCTCCCGCTCCAACCAGGGCACCTCGGTCAACCAGAAGGTTGTCGTGGACGAGGGCGCCCGCGTCGTCGAGGGCCAGGTCCTCGCCGACGGTCCGGCCACCGAGCAGGGCGAGATGGCGCTCGGCAAGAACCTGCTGGTCGCCTTCATGCCGTGGGAGGGTCACAACTACGAGGACGCGATCATCCTGTCGCAGCGCCTCGTGCAGGACGACGTCCTCTCCTCGATCCACATCGAGGAGCACGAGGTCGACGCCCGTGACACCAAGCTCGGCCCGGAGGAGATCACCCGGGACATCCCGAACGTCTCCGAGGAGGTCCTCGCGGACCTCGACGAGCGCGGCATCATCCGTATCGGTGCCGAGGTCGTCGCCGGCGACATCCTCGTCGGCAAGGTCACGCCGAAGGGCGAGACCGAGCTGACCCCGGAGGAGCGTCTGCTCCGTGCGATCTTCGGAGAGAAGGCGCGCGAAGTCCGTGACACCTCGCTGAAGGTGCCCCACGGCGAGATCGGCAAGGTCATCGGCGTACGCGTCTTCGACCGCGAGGAGGGCGACGAGCTGCCGCCGGGCGTGAACCAGCTGGTTCGCGTCTACGTCGCGCAGAAGCGCAAGATCACCGATGGTGACAAGCTCGCCGGCCGTCACGGCAACAAGGGCGTCATCTCGAAGATCCTGCCGATCGAGGACATGCCGTTCCTGGAGGACGGCACCCCGGTCGACATCATCCTCAACCCGCTGGGTGTCCCGTCCCGAATGAACCCGGGACAGGTTCTCGAGATCCACCTCGGCTGGCTCGCCAGCCAGGGCTGGAAGGTCGAGGGCAGCGAGGAGTGGATGGAGCGGCTGAAGCTCATCGGCGCGGACGAGGTCCCGCCCGGTACGAACGTCGCCACCCCCGTCTTCGACGGTGCGCGCGAGGACGAGATCTCCGGTCTCTTCGAGTCCACGATCCCGAACCGCGACGGCAACCGGATGGTCCAGCCGTCCGGCAAGGCCAACCTGTTCGACGGCCGCTCCGGTGAGCCGTTCCCGGACCCGGTTTCGGTCGGGTACATGTACATCCTCAAGCTCCACCACCTGGTCGACGACAAGCTGCACGCTCGCTCGACCGGTCCGTACTCGATGATCACCCAGCAGCCGCTGGGTGGTAAGGCCCAGTTCGGTGGCCAGCGATTCGGAGAGATGGAGGTGTGGGCGCTGGAGGCTTATGGCGCCGCGTACGCCCTCCAGGAGCTGCTGACCATCAAGTCCGACGACGTCACGGGCCGCGTGAAGGTCTACGAGGCCATCGTCAAGGGCGAGAACATCCCCGAGCCCGGCATTCCCGAGTCCTTCAAGGTGCTCATCAAGGAAATGCAGTCGCTCTGCCTCAACGTGGAGGTGCTGTCCTCGGACGGTATGTCCATCGAGATGCGCGACACGGACGAGGACGTCTTCCGCGCTGCGGAGGAGCTCGGTATCGACCTGTCCCGGCGCGAGCCGAGCAGCGTCGAAGAGGTCTGA